A single genomic interval of Dyella sp. GSA-30 harbors:
- a CDS encoding ParA family protein — protein MARIIAVANQKGGVGKTTTAVNLAAALAAAKRKVLLVDLDPQGNATMASGVDKHEAKPNGCEVLLDEATLDQAIVATEGNYDLLPGNGDLTAAELKLMDAIARESRLKEQLAKLGDKYHTVLIDCPPSLHLLTLNALTAADAVLIPVQCEYFALEGLSSLLDTIKAVRQRLNPKLEIEGLLRTMYDVRNNLGNEVSAQLTQHFGDKVLRSIIPRNVRLAEAPSHGQPIHLYDRSSRGAIAYIGLAGEVIRRERGLAAGAASEPVPAAQDDGDDVALDSAVDIHQE, from the coding sequence ATGGCCCGCATCATCGCTGTCGCCAACCAGAAAGGCGGGGTTGGCAAGACCACCACCGCCGTCAACCTCGCTGCAGCCCTGGCGGCTGCCAAGCGCAAGGTGTTGTTGGTCGACCTCGATCCGCAGGGCAATGCCACCATGGCGTCCGGCGTGGACAAGCACGAAGCCAAGCCCAACGGCTGCGAAGTACTGCTGGACGAAGCCACGCTCGATCAGGCCATCGTCGCGACCGAAGGCAACTACGACTTGCTGCCGGGCAATGGCGACCTGACCGCGGCCGAGCTGAAACTGATGGACGCGATCGCACGCGAGAGCCGTCTGAAAGAACAGCTGGCCAAGCTGGGCGACAAGTACCACACGGTGCTGATCGATTGCCCGCCGTCGCTGCATCTGCTCACGCTCAATGCGTTGACCGCCGCCGATGCCGTGCTGATTCCGGTGCAGTGCGAGTATTTCGCACTGGAAGGTCTGTCCAGCCTGCTCGATACGATCAAGGCCGTGCGTCAGCGCTTGAATCCCAAGCTGGAAATCGAAGGCCTGCTGCGCACCATGTACGACGTGCGCAACAACCTCGGCAACGAAGTGTCCGCGCAGCTGACCCAGCATTTTGGCGACAAGGTGCTGCGTTCGATCATTCCACGCAACGTGCGCCTGGCCGAGGCGCCCAGCCATGGTCAGCCCATTCATCTGTACGACCGTAGCTCGCGCGGCGCGATTGCCTATATCGGCCTGGCCGGCGAAGTGATCCGTCGCGAACGCGGCCTGGCTGCGGGCGCGGCGAGCGAACCGGTACCGGCAGCGCAGGACGATGGCGACGATGTCGCCCTCGATAGCGCTGTCGATATTCATCAGGAGTAA
- a CDS encoding LacI family DNA-binding transcriptional regulator: protein MVAVTIKDVAREANVSVASVSRALNGHGGVTADTLERIREVAARLRYVPHGAARSLITRRTHTVGALLPDLYGEFFSELIRGIDLAARAHGLHLLVSSSHDDADEAAAALRAMQGRVDGLLVMSPHADVAFLRQNLPVGLPTVLMNTVLDGDDYPALSVDNHGGARLMTEHLLDGGYRQIAFIQGPPKNRDVAEREAAYREVMAERGRQAIVLPGDFNEDSGYRAGQQLLTMQPRPDAVFAANDMMAIGCMAAIREAGLRIPEDIAIAGFDDVPMARYVTPALTTVRVRIAELGKEALNELAAHIENGERPARSGQRVDADLVVRSSSNKSSRS, encoded by the coding sequence ATCGTGGCAGTGACCATCAAAGACGTGGCGCGCGAAGCCAACGTGTCAGTGGCATCGGTGTCGCGTGCGCTCAACGGGCATGGCGGCGTCACGGCCGACACGCTCGAGCGTATCCGCGAGGTCGCCGCCCGCCTGCGTTATGTGCCGCACGGCGCCGCGCGCAGCCTGATCACCCGCCGCACGCATACCGTCGGCGCCCTGTTGCCTGACCTGTACGGCGAATTCTTTTCGGAGCTGATCCGCGGTATCGATCTGGCGGCTCGAGCGCATGGCCTGCACCTGCTGGTGTCCAGCTCGCACGACGATGCCGATGAAGCGGCCGCCGCGTTGCGCGCCATGCAGGGCCGGGTGGACGGTTTGCTGGTGATGTCGCCGCACGCCGACGTGGCGTTCCTGCGCCAGAACCTGCCGGTGGGCTTGCCGACGGTGCTGATGAACACCGTGCTCGATGGCGACGACTATCCGGCGCTATCGGTCGACAACCACGGCGGCGCACGCCTGATGACCGAGCATCTGCTCGACGGCGGTTACCGGCAGATCGCGTTCATCCAGGGTCCGCCGAAGAACCGCGACGTGGCCGAACGCGAAGCGGCGTATCGAGAAGTCATGGCCGAACGGGGGCGTCAGGCGATCGTGCTGCCGGGCGATTTCAACGAGGACTCGGGTTATCGCGCCGGGCAACAGCTGCTGACGATGCAGCCGCGCCCCGATGCGGTATTTGCTGCCAACGACATGATGGCGATCGGCTGCATGGCCGCCATTCGCGAAGCGGGACTGCGCATTCCCGAGGACATCGCGATAGCCGGTTTCGACGACGTGCCGATGGCCCGCTACGTCACGCCGGCTTTGACGACGGTGCGCGTGCGCATCGCCGAGTTGGGAAAAGAAGCGCTGAACGAACTGGCTGCACATATCGAAAACGGCGAACGACCCGCGCGATCGGGGCAGCGCGTCGACGCCGATCTGGTCGTACGAAGTTCCAGCAACAAGTCTTCGAGATCGTAA
- the rsmG gene encoding 16S rRNA (guanine(527)-N(7))-methyltransferase RsmG, which yields MTDRAVLQTQLEKGITTLGLELSGAAIDRLLDYQALLQRWNATYNLTAVREAQEMVSRHLLDSLAILPFVRGSSLADLGTGPGLPGIVLAIAAPGREMLLVDSNGKKVRFLREAIRSLKLEGVRAVQSRVEAVEGQFDCVTARAFASLADMLGWGGHLLAPNGVWLAMKGKRPDDELPGVPAGFTVQATHALKVPGVDGERHLLEIGRTP from the coding sequence ATGACCGACCGCGCCGTTTTGCAAACCCAGCTCGAAAAAGGCATCACTACGCTTGGCTTGGAGCTATCCGGTGCGGCGATCGATCGGTTGCTGGATTACCAGGCCCTGCTGCAACGCTGGAACGCTACATACAACCTGACGGCGGTGCGCGAAGCCCAGGAAATGGTTTCGCGTCATCTGCTCGATTCGCTCGCGATCCTGCCGTTCGTACGGGGCAGCAGTTTGGCCGACCTGGGCACCGGGCCCGGTTTGCCGGGTATCGTGCTGGCTATTGCCGCGCCGGGACGCGAGATGCTGTTGGTCGATTCCAATGGCAAGAAGGTGCGCTTCCTGCGCGAGGCGATCCGTTCGCTTAAGCTTGAAGGCGTACGTGCGGTGCAGTCGCGTGTCGAGGCCGTCGAGGGACAGTTCGACTGCGTGACCGCCCGTGCCTTTGCCAGCTTGGCAGATATGCTTGGTTGGGGCGGTCATTTGCTGGCGCCCAATGGGGTCTGGCTGGCGATGAAGGGTAAACGGCCCGATGATGAACTGCCGGGCGTACCGGCTGGTTTTACGGTTCAGGCGACACATGCTTTGAAGGTGCCCGGTGTCGATGGTGAACGACATTTGCTGGAAATTGGCCGCACGCCTTAG
- a CDS encoding TonB-dependent receptor has product MARRHALSMQISLALAGLVATAALLPSVAWSQTSDATLRGRGPADTDVVAKNVATGSVRRTRTDKDGSYALVGLPPGTYQVDAGPGNQRTVTVTVASVGTLNFPTAATAEQPVAASANAKELGTITVNATTLAEVTTSEVGTSVSQRQISTIPQITRNFLEFADTVPGMVFTVKNGNTNLQAGGQNSGAINVYIDGVGQKNYILPTGISGQNNTQGNPFPQLAIGEYKVITSNYKAEYDQVSSAAVTAETKSGTNEFHGEVFGNYTNQSVRAETPAEDASGKKIPSHNKEYGFALGGPIIQDKAHFFVTYEGKEYDQPITVIPGGPAAYTSQLPASALAQLGPASQPFKENLYFAKLDWEPTDRDRIEVSGKYRDETAVSGIGTGTAASASYSTKNTDKRYDIRWDHSTDSWFNRLQVTYENAFYTPTATNIGNGAVYTALGANNQSILATGAASPLASQNKGQKGPALQDDFTFNDIEWHGDHVIKTGFKAKWVRLTARDAGEFNPQFFYDVTPDAGTLALPYQVQFPSPTPGQNPTASTVDRQFGAYIQDDWTVDEHLTLNLGIRWDYEKTPSYLNYVTPQAVVDAFNSQDPNTGAPPGQTYAQSLAKGGINVNDYISNGHNRHAPRLNFQPRFGFSYDVNGDEVHVIHGGVGRSYDRDIYEILQLEQTKSVLSQPTISFQGFDATHPCTPGPTCIPWNPIYLNGLSNLQALVAGSNAGKEVDMITNHLKTPYSDQISLGMRNKLGDWNTDVTIQRVNSFDGLIFQLGNRFPDGSFFQGTNKPFGNPIPGFGAMIYANNGLKTKTTQGLISVEKPYTPESHWGATFAYTYTKSRFNHDQQDLTDQYAFDYPTVGDYPFVGGPIAKHRLVSTGTFDGPWGFLLAAKLTLATPTASVGQACFGSTSPIATPDGCQAFSAVPPGTGKFLIGGKVFGYRDLDIQATKNFKVWNNLDAYVRLDVLNLFNWANYNDYITNYGANGVLNRTPVVYNPDGNIVDVSRQLKLTVGLKF; this is encoded by the coding sequence ATGGCACGCAGACACGCACTTTCGATGCAGATTTCACTGGCCCTGGCAGGCCTGGTTGCGACCGCGGCGCTACTGCCTTCGGTCGCCTGGTCACAGACGTCCGACGCCACCTTGCGCGGTAGGGGTCCAGCGGACACCGACGTGGTTGCCAAGAATGTGGCGACCGGTTCGGTGCGCCGTACGCGCACCGACAAAGACGGCAGTTATGCGCTGGTCGGCCTGCCCCCCGGCACGTATCAAGTCGATGCCGGCCCCGGTAACCAGCGTACGGTGACGGTAACGGTGGCATCGGTGGGTACGCTCAATTTCCCCACGGCGGCGACAGCCGAGCAGCCCGTGGCAGCGTCCGCCAATGCGAAAGAACTGGGCACGATCACCGTCAACGCGACCACACTGGCCGAAGTGACGACTTCGGAAGTGGGCACGTCGGTGTCGCAGCGTCAGATCTCCACGATTCCGCAGATCACGCGCAACTTCCTCGAATTCGCCGATACCGTGCCCGGCATGGTGTTCACGGTGAAAAACGGCAATACCAATCTACAGGCGGGCGGCCAGAACTCCGGTGCGATCAACGTCTATATCGATGGCGTCGGTCAGAAGAACTACATCCTACCGACCGGCATTTCCGGCCAGAACAACACACAGGGTAATCCGTTCCCGCAGTTGGCGATCGGCGAGTACAAGGTCATCACGTCGAACTACAAGGCCGAATACGACCAGGTGTCGAGCGCGGCGGTGACGGCGGAGACCAAGTCCGGTACCAACGAATTCCACGGTGAAGTGTTCGGCAACTACACCAACCAGTCCGTGCGAGCCGAGACGCCGGCAGAAGACGCCAGCGGCAAGAAGATCCCTTCGCACAACAAAGAGTACGGCTTCGCCCTGGGTGGTCCGATCATCCAGGACAAGGCGCATTTCTTCGTTACCTACGAGGGCAAGGAATACGATCAGCCGATTACCGTTATTCCGGGCGGCCCCGCCGCCTACACCAGCCAACTGCCGGCCAGCGCCCTGGCCCAGCTCGGCCCCGCCAGCCAGCCGTTCAAGGAAAACCTGTATTTCGCCAAGCTCGACTGGGAGCCGACCGATCGCGACCGCATTGAAGTCAGTGGCAAATACCGCGACGAAACCGCAGTGAGCGGCATTGGTACCGGCACGGCGGCGTCCGCGTCCTACAGCACCAAGAACACCGACAAGCGCTACGACATCCGTTGGGATCACAGCACCGACAGCTGGTTCAACCGCCTGCAGGTGACTTACGAGAACGCGTTCTACACGCCGACGGCGACCAACATCGGAAATGGCGCGGTCTATACCGCACTCGGCGCCAACAACCAATCGATTCTTGCCACCGGTGCAGCGTCGCCGCTGGCCTCGCAGAACAAGGGCCAGAAGGGTCCGGCGCTGCAGGACGACTTCACCTTCAACGACATCGAATGGCATGGCGACCATGTCATCAAGACGGGTTTCAAGGCCAAATGGGTCCGCCTGACGGCACGCGACGCGGGCGAGTTCAATCCGCAGTTCTTCTATGACGTGACCCCGGATGCGGGAACCCTCGCATTGCCTTACCAGGTGCAGTTCCCGTCGCCGACACCTGGGCAGAACCCGACCGCCAGTACGGTCGATCGCCAGTTCGGTGCCTATATTCAGGACGACTGGACCGTCGACGAGCACCTGACCTTGAACCTGGGCATTCGTTGGGATTACGAGAAGACGCCTTCGTATCTCAACTACGTCACCCCGCAGGCCGTGGTGGATGCGTTCAACTCGCAAGATCCGAACACCGGGGCGCCCCCGGGGCAGACTTATGCGCAGTCGCTGGCCAAGGGCGGCATCAACGTCAACGACTACATCAGCAACGGCCACAACCGCCATGCGCCGCGCCTGAACTTCCAGCCACGCTTCGGTTTCTCGTATGACGTCAATGGCGACGAAGTGCATGTGATCCATGGCGGCGTGGGCCGTTCGTACGACCGTGATATCTACGAGATCCTGCAGCTGGAACAGACCAAGTCGGTGCTGTCGCAGCCCACGATCAGTTTCCAGGGTTTCGACGCCACCCATCCGTGCACGCCTGGTCCCACATGTATCCCGTGGAATCCCATCTATCTGAACGGTCTGAGCAATCTCCAGGCGCTGGTCGCCGGCAGCAATGCGGGCAAGGAGGTGGACATGATTACCAACCACCTCAAGACCCCGTACTCCGACCAGATCAGCCTGGGTATGCGCAACAAGCTGGGGGACTGGAACACCGACGTCACCATCCAGCGCGTCAACAGTTTTGATGGGCTGATCTTCCAGCTCGGCAACCGCTTCCCGGATGGGTCGTTCTTCCAGGGCACGAACAAGCCGTTCGGCAACCCGATCCCGGGCTTCGGCGCCATGATCTACGCCAACAATGGCTTGAAGACCAAGACGACCCAGGGGTTGATCTCGGTTGAAAAGCCCTACACGCCCGAATCGCATTGGGGCGCGACGTTTGCGTACACGTACACCAAGAGCCGGTTTAACCACGACCAGCAGGATTTGACTGACCAGTACGCGTTCGACTATCCGACTGTCGGCGACTATCCGTTTGTCGGCGGTCCCATCGCCAAGCATCGCCTGGTGTCCACCGGTACGTTCGACGGTCCGTGGGGCTTCCTGCTGGCCGCCAAGCTGACACTGGCGACACCGACCGCATCGGTCGGTCAGGCCTGCTTCGGCTCGACCTCCCCGATCGCAACGCCTGATGGGTGTCAGGCATTCAGCGCGGTTCCGCCGGGCACCGGCAAGTTCCTGATCGGTGGCAAGGTATTCGGCTATCGCGACCTGGACATCCAGGCCACCAAGAACTTCAAGGTGTGGAACAACCTGGATGCCTACGTTCGTCTGGATGTCCTGAACTTGTTCAACTGGGCCAACTACAACGACTACATCACCAACTATGGCGCCAACGGCGTACTCAACCGCACGCCAGTGGTCTATAACCCCGACGGCAACATCGTCGATGTGTCGCGCCAGCTCAAGCTGACCGTCGGACTGAAGTTCTGA
- a CDS encoding glucoamylase family protein gives MRLNKPTRLTLVLATALTCLSPVAAQAKKTQAAPTHQQADSKRIPPAIDDLEKRTFSWFWDSANPVNGLIPDHYPTDSFASIASVGFGLTAYGVGVERGYITRDQAIERTLTTLKFFRDAPQNDSEDDATGFHGFFYHFLNMQTGKREARWVELSTVDTTLLMGGVLFAQSYYDRDTPKEKEIREIADELYRRIEWSWAQPRAPLISMGWTPGGKFIPHDWTGYNEGMLVYILALGSPTHPVSDDAWAAWSASYKRTWGTFYGQEHLGFAPLFGHQFSHVWVDFRGIRDAWGREKNLDYFENSRRATYSQRAYAMANPGNCTGYGKDIWGLTASNGPGGYIVLGAANAQQPKFFGYTARGAGIDYIQDDCTIVPTAAGSSIAFAPEIVVPALEEMKKRYGKYIYNKYGFVDAFNPSFHVPNVQLRTGRMVPEMGWADTVQLGLDQGPIVLMIENWRSDFVWNVMKKNPYIRKGLERAGFTGGWLSKDAAQP, from the coding sequence ATGCGCTTGAATAAACCCACCCGCCTTACCCTGGTCCTCGCCACGGCCCTGACCTGCCTCAGCCCCGTGGCGGCACAGGCAAAGAAGACCCAGGCTGCTCCTACCCACCAGCAAGCCGACAGCAAGCGCATTCCGCCTGCGATCGATGACCTGGAGAAGCGCACCTTCAGCTGGTTCTGGGATAGCGCTAATCCGGTCAACGGATTGATACCCGACCACTACCCGACCGATTCCTTCGCCAGCATCGCTTCGGTGGGGTTTGGGCTAACCGCATACGGCGTTGGCGTGGAGCGGGGTTACATCACGCGCGACCAGGCGATCGAACGCACCCTGACGACGTTGAAATTTTTCCGCGATGCGCCGCAGAACGATAGCGAAGACGACGCTACCGGCTTTCACGGTTTCTTCTACCACTTCCTCAACATGCAGACGGGCAAGCGCGAAGCGCGCTGGGTCGAGCTATCTACCGTCGATACCACCTTGTTGATGGGCGGCGTGCTGTTCGCGCAGTCGTACTACGACCGCGACACGCCCAAGGAGAAGGAGATCCGCGAGATCGCCGACGAGCTGTACCGCCGCATCGAATGGTCATGGGCGCAACCGCGCGCGCCGCTGATCAGCATGGGCTGGACGCCGGGCGGTAAGTTCATTCCGCACGACTGGACCGGCTACAACGAAGGCATGCTGGTGTACATCCTGGCGCTGGGCTCGCCGACGCACCCGGTCAGCGACGATGCCTGGGCTGCCTGGAGCGCCAGCTACAAGCGCACCTGGGGCACCTTCTACGGCCAGGAACATCTTGGCTTCGCCCCCTTGTTCGGCCACCAGTTCAGCCATGTGTGGGTGGACTTCCGCGGCATCCGCGATGCATGGGGCCGCGAGAAAAACCTGGACTATTTCGAAAACAGCCGCCGCGCCACCTACTCGCAGCGCGCTTATGCCATGGCCAATCCGGGCAACTGCACAGGTTACGGCAAGGACATCTGGGGCCTGACCGCCAGCAATGGCCCCGGCGGCTATATCGTGCTGGGTGCGGCCAACGCCCAGCAACCGAAGTTCTTCGGCTATACCGCGCGCGGCGCGGGGATCGACTACATTCAAGACGACTGCACCATCGTGCCGACCGCTGCCGGTAGTTCGATTGCCTTCGCACCGGAGATCGTGGTGCCGGCACTCGAAGAGATGAAGAAACGCTACGGCAAGTACATCTATAACAAGTACGGCTTCGTCGATGCGTTCAACCCCAGCTTCCACGTACCGAACGTGCAGCTGCGCACCGGTCGGATGGTGCCCGAGATGGGTTGGGCCGATACCGTGCAACTGGGTCTCGACCAGGGGCCTATCGTGCTGATGATCGAAAACTGGCGCAGCGATTTCGTGTGGAACGTGATGAAGAAGAACCCGTACATCCGCAAGGGCCTGGAACGCGCCGGATTCACTGGCGGCTGGCTGAGTAAGGACGCCGCGCAGCCATGA
- a CDS encoding ParB/RepB/Spo0J family partition protein encodes MAAAKKRGLGRGLDALLGTGAETDNAKPNVLEQEGELRTLPIHHIQPGKYQPRRHWNDEALDELAASIRAQGLIQPVVVRSIGPNSYELIAGERRWRAAQRAQLSELPALVKDVPEVAVPAMALIENIQRQDLTPLEEADALKRLIDDFDLTHQQAADAVGRSRASVSNMLRLTEMPESIKRLLDEGKLEMGHARCLLTLPERDAERLALEAARHGWSVRELEEAARRAQTAPKGKAKNAPPRDPNIADLERQLGERFATRVELAHGRGGSGKLVIHYHSNDELEGILGKIR; translated from the coding sequence ATGGCAGCAGCGAAGAAGCGAGGATTGGGCCGCGGACTGGACGCGCTGCTCGGCACCGGTGCCGAGACCGACAACGCCAAGCCGAATGTGCTCGAGCAGGAAGGCGAGCTGCGCACGTTGCCGATCCATCATATTCAGCCGGGCAAGTACCAGCCGCGCCGTCACTGGAACGACGAAGCGCTGGACGAGCTGGCTGCGTCGATCCGGGCGCAGGGGCTGATCCAGCCGGTGGTGGTGCGCTCGATCGGGCCTAACAGCTACGAGCTGATCGCCGGCGAACGCCGCTGGCGCGCGGCCCAGCGTGCGCAGCTCAGCGAGTTGCCGGCGCTGGTCAAGGACGTGCCCGAAGTGGCCGTGCCGGCGATGGCGCTGATCGAAAACATCCAGCGCCAGGACCTGACACCGCTGGAAGAAGCCGATGCGCTCAAGCGCCTGATCGACGATTTCGACCTGACCCACCAGCAGGCGGCCGACGCGGTCGGCCGTTCGCGTGCGTCGGTATCCAACATGCTGCGCCTGACCGAGATGCCCGAGTCGATCAAGCGTCTGCTCGACGAGGGCAAGCTGGAAATGGGCCACGCCCGTTGCCTGCTGACCCTGCCCGAGCGTGATGCAGAGCGGTTGGCCCTGGAGGCGGCACGTCATGGCTGGAGCGTGCGCGAGCTCGAAGAAGCCGCACGCCGCGCGCAGACGGCGCCCAAGGGGAAGGCCAAGAACGCGCCGCCGCGCGATCCGAATATCGCCGACCTGGAGCGCCAGCTGGGCGAGCGTTTCGCCACCCGCGTCGAGCTGGCCCATGGCCGTGGCGGCAGCGGCAAGCTGGTGATCCACTATCACAGCAATGACGAGCTGGAAGGGATCCTGGGGAAAATCCGTTAA
- a CDS encoding glycosyltransferase yields MSQLSVVVPVFNERDNIPPLLAEIAAALRGRIEFEIIYVDDDSSDDSVAVLAAEKAKYPELRIVRHLTRSGQSTAVWNGVHAAKSPWIATLDGDGQNDPADIPKLLAARDGAAAEIRLFAGWRTTRRDSFNKRISSKIANAVRSSMLKDNTPDTGCGLKLFERSVFLRLPYFDHMHRYLPALVKRAGFASQSVPVGHRPRTAGKSKYGMLDRLWVGIADLRGVAWLMRRAKVTRVQEL; encoded by the coding sequence ATGTCCCAGCTATCCGTCGTCGTGCCGGTCTTCAACGAGCGTGACAATATCCCGCCGTTGCTTGCCGAAATCGCTGCCGCCCTGCGCGGCAGGATCGAGTTCGAGATCATCTACGTCGACGACGATTCCAGCGACGACAGCGTCGCGGTGCTGGCAGCGGAAAAAGCCAAATACCCCGAGTTGCGCATCGTGCGCCACCTGACCCGTAGCGGTCAGAGCACTGCGGTGTGGAACGGGGTACATGCGGCGAAGTCGCCGTGGATCGCCACGCTCGACGGCGATGGCCAGAACGACCCGGCCGATATCCCGAAACTGCTCGCGGCACGCGATGGCGCGGCGGCGGAGATCCGGCTGTTCGCCGGCTGGCGTACGACCCGCCGCGACAGCTTCAACAAGCGCATCTCCTCGAAGATCGCCAACGCGGTGCGGTCGAGCATGCTCAAGGACAACACGCCCGACACCGGCTGTGGCCTGAAGCTGTTCGAACGCAGTGTCTTCCTGCGTCTGCCCTACTTCGATCACATGCACCGCTACCTGCCGGCCCTGGTCAAGCGCGCCGGCTTCGCCAGCCAGAGCGTGCCTGTCGGCCACCGCCCGCGTACCGCAGGCAAGTCCAAGTACGGCATGCTGGATCGTCTGTGGGTGGGCATCGCCGATCTGCGCGGCGTGGCATGGCTGATGCGGCGCGCGAAGGTGACGCGGGTCCAAGAGCTGTAA
- a CDS encoding sugar ABC transporter substrate-binding protein: MTFFSPTRWMAKLALGVGLALALTSCARNEDSDPLVFWTIGREGEAIAKLIPDFEREYPQIHVKVQQLPLTAAHQKLLTAIAGGSTPDISQLGNTWIPEVAALNAIEPLQQRVAQSKVIQPDDYFASIWSTNVIDGTLYGVPWYVDTRLLFYRVDLLRQAGFDHPPKTWNEWRQMLAATSHPDRKIYGALLPTNEFEQLLSLALQQNDPILRDNNRYGNFRSAGFKRALGFYVDTFKLHQAPAITNVEAGNPWSEFGRGVYAFYFSGPWNIGEFRKRLPAEQQDDWSTAALPGPDGPGASNAGGSSLVIFNTSRHKEQAWQLIEYLSRPDIQQRFYDLLGDMPPRRSSWEGGALHDDPKARAFREQLERVKPLPPIPEWERIVTEMQLVAAQAVAGQLTVDQAAEEIDRRTDRILEKRRWVLEHSKEVRP, encoded by the coding sequence ATGACGTTTTTCTCGCCCACGCGCTGGATGGCGAAACTGGCGCTGGGCGTTGGCCTGGCGTTGGCGCTGACCAGCTGTGCGCGCAATGAGGATTCCGACCCGTTGGTGTTCTGGACCATCGGTCGCGAAGGCGAAGCGATTGCCAAGCTGATCCCGGATTTCGAACGCGAATATCCGCAGATTCACGTCAAGGTGCAGCAGTTGCCGTTGACGGCCGCGCATCAGAAGCTGCTCACCGCCATTGCCGGCGGCTCGACCCCCGATATCAGCCAGCTGGGCAATACCTGGATTCCCGAAGTGGCCGCGCTCAACGCGATCGAGCCATTACAGCAGCGTGTCGCGCAATCGAAGGTGATCCAGCCAGACGATTACTTCGCCAGCATCTGGAGCACGAACGTCATCGACGGCACGTTGTACGGTGTGCCGTGGTACGTCGACACGCGCTTGCTGTTCTATCGCGTGGATCTGCTCAGGCAGGCCGGGTTCGATCATCCACCCAAAACCTGGAATGAGTGGCGACAAATGCTTGCCGCCACCAGCCACCCGGACAGGAAAATCTACGGCGCGCTGCTGCCGACCAACGAGTTCGAACAGCTGCTTTCGCTCGCCTTGCAGCAGAACGATCCGATCCTGCGCGATAACAACCGCTACGGCAATTTTCGCAGCGCCGGCTTCAAGCGCGCCCTCGGTTTCTACGTCGATACTTTCAAACTTCATCAGGCGCCGGCGATTACCAATGTGGAAGCGGGTAATCCCTGGAGCGAGTTCGGTCGCGGCGTCTACGCCTTCTATTTTTCCGGTCCGTGGAATATCGGCGAGTTCCGCAAGCGACTTCCGGCGGAGCAGCAGGATGACTGGTCGACCGCGGCGCTGCCCGGCCCTGACGGCCCCGGCGCGTCGAACGCCGGTGGATCGAGTCTGGTGATCTTCAACACCTCCAGGCACAAGGAACAGGCCTGGCAGTTGATCGAATATCTGTCGCGCCCCGATATCCAGCAGCGCTTCTACGACCTGCTTGGCGATATGCCGCCGCGACGCTCGTCGTGGGAAGGCGGCGCCTTGCACGACGATCCGAAAGCGCGCGCTTTTCGCGAGCAGCTCGAACGCGTCAAGCCGCTGCCGCCGATTCCCGAATGGGAACGCATCGTGACCGAGATGCAGCTGGTGGCGGCGCAGGCCGTGGCAGGCCAGTTGACGGTGGATCAGGCGGCCGAGGAGATCGATCGCCGCACCGATAGAATTTTGGAGAAGCGGCGTTGGGTGTTGGAGCATTCAAAAGAGGTTCGCCCATGA
- a CDS encoding DUF488 domain-containing protein, protein MSIAVKRIYEPAAKADGYRVLVDRLWPRGLKKEDAALDEWAKEVAPSPALRKWFGHEPARWDAFRHRYASELDAKAEFWRPLATHAMHHKLTLLFGARDEEHNGALALKAYLEAWLKVHGPR, encoded by the coding sequence ATGAGCATTGCCGTCAAGCGTATCTACGAGCCAGCCGCCAAGGCCGATGGTTATCGTGTATTGGTCGATCGTCTATGGCCGCGCGGTCTCAAGAAAGAAGATGCCGCGCTGGACGAATGGGCCAAGGAAGTCGCGCCCTCGCCCGCCTTGCGCAAATGGTTCGGACACGAACCGGCGCGATGGGATGCGTTTCGCCATCGCTACGCCAGCGAGCTCGACGCGAAGGCCGAATTCTGGCGGCCGCTGGCGACGCACGCGATGCATCACAAGCTGACGCTGCTGTTCGGTGCGCGCGATGAGGAACACAACGGTGCTCTCGCGCTGAAGGCTTATCTCGAAGCCTGGCTCAAAGTTCACGGTCCGCGTTGA
- a CDS encoding SPFH domain-containing protein: MNTVLLLIAATFLLVLAASAVKRVPSGQVVSVYRRGKPSRLLQPGTHLTLPWVDRVGHRIDLSGQVLRFEEPLADAHDVRGTVYWQVLEPERADAVIDQVDQLIRRGALAALRDEPEALQADRRDLNTRLKLAMNKALRERGMMVTRVELDIA, from the coding sequence ATGAACACTGTGCTCCTACTCATCGCTGCGACTTTTCTGCTGGTACTGGCTGCCAGCGCGGTGAAGCGGGTGCCTTCGGGACAGGTAGTGAGCGTGTATCGCCGCGGCAAGCCGAGCCGCCTGTTGCAGCCGGGTACCCATCTGACCCTGCCCTGGGTCGACCGTGTCGGCCACCGCATCGATCTGAGCGGGCAGGTGCTGCGTTTCGAAGAGCCGCTGGCTGACGCGCACGACGTGCGCGGCACGGTGTACTGGCAGGTGCTGGAGCCGGAGCGTGCGGATGCGGTCATCGACCAGGTCGACCAGCTGATCCGCCGCGGGGCACTCGCCGCGCTGCGCGACGAACCCGAAGCACTGCAGGCCGACCGCCGCGACTTGAACACACGACTGAAGCTGGCCATGAACAAGGCGCTGCGCGAACGCGGCATGATGGTGACACGCGTCGAGCTGGACATCGCTTAA